From the genome of Niabella agricola, one region includes:
- a CDS encoding ROK family protein: MKNERIRLGADIGGSHITAALVDVKTERILAGSCIRAKVDSKAPAGVIIGSWAGALKKAMAQAVLPVESLGIAMPGPFDYTAGISLMNGNDKYESLYGLNIKELLADATGIPVLHIHISNDAGCFLKGEVLAGAMKHCKRAVGITLGTGLGTSRYKNGEATDADLWQMPFMNGIAEDYISTRWFLKRFRERTGQTVANVEELATLYDSNAEVGLVFEEFAAHLASFLYGFVTADNPEVIILGGNIARAGRYFMPGVLADLKNRDIDIPVHMATLGEDALILGAVL; the protein is encoded by the coding sequence ATGAAGAACGAACGTATTAGGTTGGGCGCAGATATCGGGGGCTCTCACATCACCGCGGCATTGGTAGATGTAAAAACTGAGCGTATTTTAGCGGGTTCCTGCATAAGGGCAAAGGTAGATTCAAAAGCACCGGCTGGCGTGATCATTGGTTCCTGGGCAGGTGCGCTTAAAAAAGCAATGGCGCAGGCAGTCTTGCCGGTAGAATCCCTGGGTATCGCAATGCCCGGCCCGTTCGATTATACGGCGGGGATCAGCCTCATGAACGGGAATGATAAATACGAATCGTTATATGGCCTGAATATAAAGGAATTGCTGGCTGATGCAACAGGGATTCCGGTTCTGCACATTCATATTTCAAATGATGCAGGTTGCTTCCTCAAAGGTGAAGTGCTTGCAGGTGCCATGAAGCACTGCAAGCGTGCGGTTGGTATTACATTGGGAACCGGACTGGGAACTTCACGTTATAAAAACGGCGAGGCTACGGATGCGGATCTTTGGCAGATGCCGTTCATGAATGGCATTGCAGAAGATTATATTTCTACCCGGTGGTTCTTAAAGCGGTTCCGGGAGCGCACCGGGCAAACCGTAGCCAATGTGGAGGAGCTGGCCACGCTCTATGATTCAAATGCCGAGGTAGGGCTCGTTTTTGAGGAGTTTGCTGCGCATCTGGCTTCTTTTCTATACGGCTTTGTAACAGCGGATAACCCGGAGGTTATTATACTGGGAGGGAACATTGCCCGGGCCGGCAGGTATTTTATGCCGGGGGTTCTTGCAGACCTTAAAAACAGGGATATTGATATACCCGTGCATATGGCAACGCTGGGGGAAGATGCGTTGATCCTTGGCGCGGTTTTGTAG
- a CDS encoding prolipoprotein diacylglyceryl transferase family protein, translating into MYPDLYYLLRDLTGLELHFLHQITVFGFSMALSFLAGSLFLRRIFREKEARGTYNRPEVRVQAHIPVSIRPSNSIGSIALLAAILGLIFGKLLYLLENYGTQNIRFVLFSFSGINFYGALAGCAVAVWIYYRGKNIRPLYVIDAMAPGFMIAYTIGRLGCHVSGDGDWGLVNTEPKPFTWVPDWLWTCYYPHNLLREGIIMTRCDWGNYCYQLPSPVYPTPLYEALVCSLLFLLLWMLRNRMAAPGMLMGLYLLLAGTERFLIEKIRINPVIPGLNMTQAQLVSILLVLLGTTLLIRPFFQKGNLPAY; encoded by the coding sequence GTGTACCCCGATCTGTATTACCTGCTGCGCGATCTGACCGGCCTGGAGCTGCATTTTCTGCATCAGATCACTGTATTCGGGTTTTCCATGGCGCTTTCATTCCTGGCAGGTTCGCTGTTCCTGAGAAGAATTTTCAGGGAAAAGGAAGCGCGGGGAACGTACAACCGTCCGGAAGTCCGGGTTCAGGCACATATTCCGGTTAGCATCCGCCCCAGTAACAGCATCGGCAGCATTGCACTGTTGGCCGCGATACTGGGACTTATTTTTGGGAAACTGCTTTATCTCCTCGAAAACTATGGCACACAAAACATTCGCTTTGTTCTTTTTTCTTTTTCCGGGATCAATTTTTATGGTGCGCTGGCAGGTTGCGCCGTCGCTGTCTGGATCTATTACCGCGGGAAGAACATCCGCCCCCTGTATGTTATTGATGCTATGGCTCCCGGATTCATGATCGCATATACCATCGGGCGGTTGGGCTGCCATGTTTCAGGAGACGGCGACTGGGGTCTGGTAAACACCGAGCCCAAGCCTTTTACCTGGGTTCCGGACTGGCTGTGGACCTGTTATTACCCGCACAACCTGCTCCGGGAAGGGATCATTATGACCCGCTGCGACTGGGGCAATTATTGTTACCAGTTGCCCAGTCCTGTTTATCCAACTCCGCTTTATGAAGCCCTTGTTTGTTCCCTTTTGTTTTTACTGCTCTGGATGCTGAGGAACAGGATGGCGGCACCGGGTATGCTGATGGGGCTGTACCTGTTGCTGGCCGGCACCGAGCGTTTCCTGATCGAAAAGATACGCATCAACCCCGTTATACCAGGGCTGAATATGACCCAGGCCCAGCTCGTAAGTATACTACTGGTGCTCCTGGGCACAACCCTCCTGATACGTCCCTTTTTTCAAAAAGGAAATTTGCCCGCTTATTGA
- a CDS encoding DUF4961 domain-containing protein, which yields MRTKFLRKGNFWKLLTVLVLLALIFACSADITSVEQPETVNGGDNLTAVVNVHLDVAGTNLGKTLVVGMLVPKSWNASRNTSAFYTCTAMSANNEKMSLMPASEKEPKTQLPWAEALMQDKRYALMGNLVNDMEWIVFRSTKTYDVNNSIDYSVKFITKAGEQNMLVNLGYFIGNTTNGLEPPGSDKYHDGRYARLTVKGTGDLVDFVNPQLAMMELAKATDNDIQTISYDGDLIATPLSTESRIYICAKGYTNDGQVIEQCGISDKTAFKTAPGMNRFRFDFWPRSFFGLNENQTLERMEYFLTDATGTKKVGYGGSTLPSDPFVYTFKCQ from the coding sequence ATGAGAACTAAATTTTTAAGAAAAGGAAATTTCTGGAAACTGCTGACGGTGTTGGTGTTGCTGGCTTTAATATTTGCCTGCAGTGCAGACATTACCAGTGTGGAACAGCCGGAAACGGTGAACGGGGGCGACAACCTCACTGCGGTGGTCAACGTACACCTGGATGTGGCCGGAACCAATTTGGGAAAAACGCTTGTGGTTGGGATGCTGGTTCCCAAGTCCTGGAATGCATCCAGGAATACATCTGCATTTTATACCTGCACGGCCATGAGCGCCAATAATGAAAAAATGAGCCTGATGCCGGCTTCAGAAAAAGAGCCTAAAACACAATTGCCCTGGGCCGAGGCGTTGATGCAGGATAAACGATATGCCCTGATGGGCAACCTTGTAAACGATATGGAGTGGATCGTTTTCCGCTCCACAAAAACATACGATGTAAATAACAGCATCGACTACTCGGTGAAATTTATTACCAAGGCCGGCGAGCAGAACATGCTGGTGAACCTGGGCTACTTTATTGGAAATACGACCAATGGACTGGAACCGCCGGGTAGCGATAAATATCACGATGGCCGGTATGCCCGCCTTACGGTTAAGGGTACCGGGGACCTGGTGGATTTTGTAAATCCGCAGCTGGCCATGATGGAGCTGGCCAAAGCCACGGACAACGATATACAAACCATCTCCTATGACGGGGATCTGATCGCTACTCCCTTAAGTACCGAATCCAGAATCTACATCTGTGCTAAGGGATATACCAATGACGGCCAGGTAATAGAGCAGTGCGGGATCAGTGATAAAACTGCTTTTAAGACGGCTCCCGGAATGAACCGGTTCCGGTTCGATTTCTGGCCCCGGTCGTTCTTTGGATTAAATGAAAACCAAACGCTGGAACGGATGGAGTATTTTTTAACGGATGCAACAGGAACAAAGAAAGTGGGATATGGTGGAAGCACACTGCCTTCAGACCCGTTCGTCTACACCTTCAAATGCCAGTAG
- a CDS encoding DUF5004 domain-containing protein, with protein MSLISVAVLINSCKKEQTGVNAEAIKNIVGTWKIAGVVRNGVDITAHFDFTSFSIRFNENGTYSMEHQVPFVVLKDGTWSLDDAAHPLHISFVQNGSSESFTNEFDYPVVNGVRRIILRGSPGCVTNTYQYALEAVQ; from the coding sequence ATGAGCCTGATCTCAGTGGCCGTTTTAATAAACTCCTGCAAAAAAGAACAAACAGGCGTTAATGCGGAAGCCATCAAAAATATTGTCGGCACCTGGAAAATTGCCGGCGTTGTCAGGAATGGCGTGGATATAACTGCACATTTTGATTTTACATCGTTTTCGATCCGCTTCAATGAAAATGGCACCTATTCCATGGAGCACCAGGTTCCCTTTGTGGTATTGAAGGATGGCACCTGGTCGCTGGACGATGCGGCTCACCCCCTGCATATTTCTTTTGTTCAAAACGGCTCATCAGAAAGTTTTACCAATGAATTTGATTACCCGGTGGTGAACGGCGTGCGGCGGATCATTTTAAGAGGCTCGCCGGGGTGTGTAACAAACACCTATCAGTATGCATTGGAAGCCGTTCAATAA
- a CDS encoding RagB/SusD family nutrient uptake outer membrane protein, whose translation MERNDHAKPSTKLCLAAIALLLVASCSKSRFLEGTNTTNLSEQTVFSDSTYAMSFLNNIYSDVGFSFSPTRFSENGGLDAASSEADVPRVGVAATSAGFATGSVTPATITDDAWKTCYKQIRAANQYLKHATTLPFDAYLQKRTAAEARFLRAWYYFILLKHYGGVPLVGDTIYTDQDHITASRSSFEECVNYIVAECDAAAAALPVRQQGIDYGRAGAGACLALKSRVLLYAASPLFNGENTFNTSLAGPLRTVVGYPAADANRWKLAADAAKTVLSLGTYQLHSTTTSVSGLTVPPFRAVFNLRVNNEYIFARMQSGTRDFETCWMPPTRGGDGKGAFPYQELVDAFLMKNGKMISSPESGYNPGRPYDNRDPRLESTIMHDSSLIVLYTDFIQPIMGQALKLYVDAGADAVFKRTTTGYYVNKMLKPDIAGNCIHGTERCWPLIRFAEMLLNFAEAENEFSGPTQDVYTAVTELRKRAGIDAGDDNMYGLAAGMSKDEMRAVIRNERRIELAFEEHWFWDVRRWLIAGDTENAQMHGMKVTRRNNVPPVFETFDVRKRNFRNAMYLFPIPQTEVAKSTQLLQNPYWSTTGQ comes from the coding sequence ATGGAAAGGAATGATCACGCAAAACCGTCAACGAAACTGTGCCTTGCGGCTATCGCGTTATTGCTTGTTGCAAGTTGTTCAAAAAGCCGGTTCCTGGAGGGGACGAATACAACCAACCTGAGCGAGCAAACTGTTTTTAGTGATAGTACCTACGCCATGAGTTTCCTGAACAATATTTATTCAGATGTAGGGTTTAGCTTCAGTCCTACCCGGTTTTCTGAAAACGGAGGGTTGGATGCGGCCTCATCCGAAGCAGACGTTCCACGGGTGGGTGTTGCCGCCACTTCAGCAGGTTTTGCCACAGGATCGGTAACACCGGCTACCATTACGGATGATGCCTGGAAAACCTGCTATAAGCAGATAAGGGCCGCTAACCAGTATCTGAAACACGCAACAACATTGCCTTTTGATGCGTACCTGCAAAAAAGGACCGCTGCAGAAGCCCGTTTTCTGAGGGCCTGGTACTATTTTATTCTTTTAAAACATTATGGCGGCGTGCCATTGGTGGGCGATACTATTTATACCGATCAGGATCATATAACCGCCAGCAGGAGTAGCTTTGAGGAATGCGTAAATTATATTGTGGCAGAATGCGATGCTGCTGCTGCTGCATTGCCGGTACGGCAGCAGGGCATTGACTATGGCAGGGCAGGAGCAGGAGCCTGCCTGGCATTGAAATCGCGCGTGTTGCTTTATGCAGCCAGCCCTTTGTTTAATGGTGAAAATACATTTAATACTTCCCTGGCTGGTCCGTTGCGGACCGTGGTTGGGTATCCGGCTGCCGACGCAAACAGGTGGAAGCTGGCTGCCGATGCCGCAAAGACCGTATTATCGCTGGGAACTTATCAATTACATAGCACAACCACTTCCGTATCCGGTTTAACGGTACCACCGTTCCGTGCGGTATTTAACCTGAGGGTAAATAACGAATACATTTTTGCAAGAATGCAAAGTGGTACCCGGGATTTTGAAACCTGCTGGATGCCTCCTACCAGGGGGGGCGATGGCAAGGGAGCGTTTCCCTACCAGGAACTGGTGGATGCCTTCCTGATGAAGAATGGAAAAATGATCAGCAGCCCGGAATCGGGGTACAACCCCGGCCGGCCTTATGATAACCGGGACCCCCGGCTGGAGAGTACGATCATGCATGATTCATCCCTCATCGTTTTATATACCGATTTTATCCAGCCCATTATGGGGCAGGCACTGAAGCTGTATGTGGATGCCGGAGCCGATGCCGTGTTTAAACGGACCACTACAGGATATTACGTCAACAAAATGCTGAAGCCGGACATTGCAGGCAACTGTATCCACGGAACCGAACGCTGCTGGCCGCTGATCCGGTTTGCAGAAATGCTTTTGAATTTTGCCGAAGCCGAAAATGAATTTTCCGGCCCAACCCAGGATGTGTATACCGCCGTTACCGAGCTGCGGAAAAGAGCCGGTATCGATGCCGGAGACGACAATATGTACGGACTGGCTGCAGGCATGAGCAAAGATGAAATGAGGGCGGTGATCCGTAATGAACGGAGGATAGAACTGGCATTTGAAGAGCATTGGTTTTGGGATGTGCGCAGATGGCTGATCGCAGGGGATACCGAAAATGCACAGATGCATGGAATGAAAGTGACCCGGCGCAATAACGTTCCCCCGGTTTTTGAAACATTCGATGTGCGCAAACGGAATTTCAGGAACGCCATGTACCTTTTCCCAATTCCACAGACAGAAGTGGCAAAATCAACCCAATTATTACAAAATCCGTACTGGAGTACCACCGGGCAGTAA